From a region of the Helianthus annuus cultivar XRQ/B chromosome 5, HanXRQr2.0-SUNRISE, whole genome shotgun sequence genome:
- the LOC110943689 gene encoding uncharacterized protein LOC110943689 produces the protein MARRTVYDQATTGFAGGNSPITLPDIPNDRSWQIPSYIMTAITNSCQFHGRDDEDAPAHINRITRLCSTFSIEGVNLDARYLQIFPFSLAGRAAVWFDSQPAGTFTTWAGLRDAFLAKYFPPAKASRLRDQIHSFRMEPDEPYHLAWERFQTLLSRCSQHGLSDWALVEKFYNGLTPEIRARFDISAGGQLLGKKTVAECNDLFQSFAHSDMDYSTTSRTSIPVRTSSAGRGVNQVSLDPSVVAAMIERVREELRQEMKRELSEIKKRIDRCEVCRGGHDTLDCPTLTLEQVEFIAGQSRGQFSNNNNLFNSSWQGSGSSSGYHPSGDPPGFPLSQYQSRGTDLYQSGQYSGSSRQFASGGPTQESQGSGKAPEVSTNRLEEMFAQMMTQTQAFMKNQEQTNRNHELQLKNQESTLLDLHRSVGDIARQLRESPSGQFSGTTHPVNHSVKAITTRSGMSLGEVARESVELESDAEVDEEIEMEAPGKVQHRLDPASTAHTEEPQVEKKVEKQPVRARPPPVIDYSRLPFPARAKQQQYAREYEKFLTMFTQLKVNLPFIEALRSMPKYAKFLKDFLKRKDKIGECSSTPLNGDCSAVILTKLPEKLTDPGIFTIPCLFGGDVQNHALADLGASINLMPYSFYEKLGLGDLKPTRMTLSLADKSVKYPRGIVENLLVKVDRFVFPADFVVLDMEADEKSGNESVVFKVNTTRGSSDRVEAIALLEESGKVESAEKEVVTEPSVEKVLKPKCGDPPDRRVEELEERLMRLESRIETLSRAQCGDRFRYETSRFKPPDDELRDCEKYEGVWRDAGNDRFDSAAARSSWYGGELRLYDPP, from the exons ATGGCCCGTAGGACAGTCTACGATCAGGCGACCACTGGCTTTGCCGGTGGGAATTCCCCCATCACCCTTCCAGACATCCCGAACGATCGGTCTTGGCAGATTCCATCCTACATTATGACCGCCATCACAAATTCCTGCCAGTTCCATGGTCGTGACGACGAGGATGCCCCCGCTCATATCAATCGCATCACTCGTCTCTGCAGCACCTTCTCCATTGAGGGTGTCAATCTTGATGCTAGGTATCTTCAGATCTTTCCATTCTCACTCGCTGGACGCGCAGCCGTCTGGTTCGATTCTCAGCCCGCAGGCACTTTCACCACTTGGGCAGGTCTCCGTGATGCTTTCTTAGCCAAGTACTTTCCACCAGCCAAAGCGTCTCGCCTTCGTGATCAGATCCACTCCTTCCGCATGGAGCCTGATGAGCCGTACCACTTGGCGTGGGAGCGTTTTCAGACGCTTCTTTCCCGTTGTTCGCAGCATGGTTTGTCTGATTGGGCGTTAGTTGAAAAATTCTACAATGGTCTTACTCCTGAGATTAGAGCTCGTTTCGATATTTCAGCAGGAGGGCAACTTTTGGGCAAGAAGACAGTAGCTGAGTGTAACGATTTGTTTCAAAGTTTTGCCCATTCTGACATGGATTACAGCACTACCAGCAGGACTTCCATTCCTGTTCGTACCTCCTCGGCCGGTCGAGGGGTAAACCAAGTTAGCTTGGATCCATCGGTAGTTGCTGCTATGATCGAGAGAGTTAGAGAGGAGTTGAGGCAAGAGATGAAGCGAGAGCTGAGTGAGATTAAGAAGAGAATTGATAGGTGTGAGGTCTGTAGGGGAGGTCACGACACGCTCGATTGTCCCACTCTTACTCTAGAGCAGGTTGAGTTCATAGCTGGTCAGTCTAGGGGTCAatttagtaataataataatctttttAACTCCAGCTGGCAGGGTAGTGGTAGTAGTAGTGGATATCACCCTTCTGGCGATCCCCCTGGTTTTCCATTGAGTCAGTATCAAAGTAGGGGGACTGATTTATATCAGAGTGGTCAGTATAGTGGTTCGAGTAGGCAGTTTGCTAGTGGAGGACCGACTCAGGAGAGTCAAGGCAGTGGAAAGGCTCCTGAGGTTAGTACGAACAGGTTGGAGGAGATGTTCGCCCAGATGATGACGCAGACTCAGGCGTTCATGAAAAATCAGGAGCAGACGAATAGAAACCACGAACTTCAGCTTAAAAATCAAGAGTCTACTCTTTTAGATCTTCATAGGTCAGTAGGGGATATAGCTAGGCAGTTGAGAGAGTCCCCCTCTGGTCAGTTTTCAGGTACCACTCACCCGGTTAACCATTCTGTGAAAGCCATCACTACTCGTAGTGGGATGAGTCTAGGAGAGGTCGCGAGAGAGAGTGTTGAGTTAGAGAGTGACGCTGAGGTAGATGAGGAAATAGAGATGGAGGCCCCAGGTAAGGTGCAACATAGGCTAgacccagcaagtaccgcacataCCGAGGAGCCTCAGGTTGAGAAGAAAGTAGAGAAGCAGCCGGTTAGGGCTAGGCCACCGCCAGTGATTGATTATTCCCGTCTTCCGTTTCCCGCCCGTGCTAAGCAGCAGCAATACGCTAGGGAATACGAGAAGTTTCTTACGATGTTCACCCAGCTAAAGGTGAATCTTCCGTTCATAGAGGCCCTGAGATCCATGCCCAAATATGCCAAGTTCCTTAAGGATTTTCTCAAGCGTAAGGATAAGATAGGTGAGTGTTCTAGTACTCCATTGAATGGAGATTGTTCTGCAGTGATCTTGACTAAACTTCCTGAGAAACTCACTGATCCGGGCATATTCACGATCCCATGTTTGTTTGGTGGTGATGTTCAAAACCACGCGTTGGCAGACCTTGGTGCTAGTATAAATTTGATGCCATATTCATTTTACGAAAAACTAGGCCTTGGTGATTTGAAGCCAACTCGAATGACCCTCTCGTTAGCGGATAAGTCAGTTAAGTATCCTCGTGGGATAGTGGAGAATTTGTTAGTGAAGGTGGACAGGTTTGTCTTTCCAGCGGATTTTGTAGTGCTAGATATGGAGGCTGATGAAAAA AGCGGCAACGAGTCGGTAGTTTTCAAGGTGAATACTACGAGAGGGTCGAGTGATCGAGTCGAAGCGATCGCGTTGTTGGAGGAGAGTGGGAAGGTTGAGAGTGCCGAGAAAGAGGTGGTGACTGAGCCGAGTGTGGAGAAGGTGTTAAAACCCAAGTGTGGGGATCCACCTGATAGGAGAGTTGAAGAGTTGGAAGAGAGGTTGATGAGGTTAGAATCTAGGATAGAGACACTGAGCAGGGCTCAGTGTGGGGATAGATTTCGATATGAAACATCTAGATTCAAACCGCCCGATGACGAGTTGAGAGATTGTGAGAAATATGAGGGAGTTTGGAGAGATGCGGGAAATGATAGGTTTGATAGTGCTGCAGCCCGTAGTAGTTGGTATGGAGGTGAGCTGCGCTTATATGATCCTCCATGA